A part of Streptomyces sp. DSM 40750 genomic DNA contains:
- a CDS encoding alpha-2,8-polysialyltransferase family protein, translating to MTTQIFMASTLYGTATLAAALDTECFRPASRRILLISNNAATPETAPGLDEMPGFERLRGRFDDVISWNETISPFHPGGWSPRLDDVPLWERHLRLLWGLGDDDVELAVESIQVHPALGFTQIFTGAPVTVYADGLMSYGPTRSKIDPLVGTRIDRLLHLDLVPDLKPLLLTEFGVEAEIVPTDAFVKVLAELVDTGDALPAIEEPALLLGQYLSALGILTPEEEEDLHVRMLKGAVALGHTKVVFKPHPSAPARWSRGLEKEAERLGADLTVLDTPVLAEVLYQRMRPALVVGCFSTALLTASALYGLPVARVGTDTLLDRLAPYENSNRVPVTIVDALLPELGDRAAVTSQRPGTKVADLNALVRAVGFAMQSKIYPSLRAETEAYLSKHLSAHTLRYFKRRRLTSLGLPGGIPVQLAFIPRNATVRRVARRARSLKRATLG from the coding sequence GTGACCACGCAGATCTTCATGGCGTCCACGCTGTACGGCACGGCCACGCTGGCCGCCGCCCTGGACACCGAGTGCTTCCGCCCCGCCTCCCGGCGCATCCTGCTGATCTCCAACAACGCGGCGACGCCCGAGACGGCCCCGGGACTGGACGAGATGCCCGGCTTCGAGCGGCTGCGCGGCCGCTTCGACGACGTGATCTCCTGGAACGAGACCATCTCCCCCTTCCACCCGGGCGGTTGGTCCCCGCGCCTGGACGACGTACCGCTGTGGGAGCGGCATCTGCGGCTGCTGTGGGGTCTGGGCGACGACGACGTCGAGCTGGCCGTGGAGTCCATCCAGGTCCACCCGGCGCTCGGCTTCACCCAGATCTTCACCGGCGCCCCCGTGACCGTGTACGCGGACGGCCTGATGAGCTACGGCCCCACCCGCAGCAAGATCGACCCGCTGGTCGGCACCCGTATCGACCGGCTGTTGCATCTGGACCTGGTCCCGGACCTGAAGCCCCTGCTGCTCACCGAGTTCGGGGTCGAGGCGGAGATCGTGCCGACGGACGCCTTCGTGAAGGTGCTGGCGGAGCTGGTCGACACCGGTGACGCGCTGCCCGCGATCGAGGAGCCGGCGCTGCTGCTCGGCCAGTACCTCTCCGCGCTCGGCATCCTCACCCCCGAGGAGGAGGAAGACCTCCACGTACGGATGCTGAAGGGCGCGGTCGCGCTCGGCCACACCAAGGTCGTGTTCAAACCGCACCCCAGTGCCCCGGCCCGCTGGTCGCGCGGCCTGGAGAAGGAGGCCGAGCGACTCGGCGCCGACCTGACCGTGCTGGACACGCCCGTCCTCGCCGAGGTGCTCTACCAGCGGATGCGTCCGGCCCTCGTCGTGGGCTGCTTCTCCACGGCCCTGCTCACCGCCTCCGCGCTGTACGGGCTGCCCGTCGCCCGCGTCGGCACCGACACCCTGCTGGACCGGCTCGCCCCGTACGAGAACAGCAACCGCGTGCCCGTCACCATCGTGGACGCGCTGCTGCCGGAACTGGGCGACCGGGCGGCGGTCACCTCACAGCGGCCCGGCACGAAGGTGGCGGACCTCAACGCCCTGGTGCGGGCGGTGGGTTTCGCGATGCAGTCGAAGATCTACCCGTCGCTGCGCGCGGAGACCGAGGCGTATCTGTCGAAGCACCTGAGCGCGCACACCCTGCGGTACTTCAAGCGCCGCCGTCTCACCTCGCTGGGCCTGCCCGGCGGCATCCCCGTCCAACTGGCCTTCATCCCGCGCAACGCGACCGTACGAAGAGTCGCGCGCCGGGCCAGGTCCCTCAAGCGAGCCACTCTGGGGTGA